Genomic segment of Acinetobacter larvae:
AACTCGTAGCGCCAGCGCCCAATGCGGAACAACTGACTTTAGCTTTTCAGGCAGCCTTGGCGGCGCCTGATCATCATCGTTTAAAGCCAACACGGTTTATCGTGATTGCTGCTGAAAAGCGCGCCGCTTTGGGCGAGGTGCTGTCACAGGCGATGGCCGATCTCGGCGATATCGATCCAGCACAAATTGAACGGGTAAAAAAACATCCTTTTCGTGCACCCTTAATGGTTATAGCGATTACCCGTTTACAACAGCATCCTAAAGTACCGCATTATGAGCAAATTTTAAGTAGCGGTGCGGCCATTGAAAATTTCTTATTGTCTTTGCAAGCGCAAGGTTTTCAAACCATGTGGCGTACCGGTGCTGTGGTTGAGTCGGCGTGGTTAAAGCAGCATTTTTCGTTACAAGCTCAAGATTTAATTTCTGGTTTTATTTATATTGGCACTGCAGCCAAAACCATTGCTGCGCGTGAAGAGATTGATTTATCTCCCTTCGTGCAATATTGGTAACTTCGCTGTGACATGGGGTGCAAGCGCTGAAAGTCGTGTGCTTTGTGTTATTGTGGCAAAAGATAAATAGTTTAGGCATAAAACGAGCTTGCGGTGACCCTGTGATCGCAGCTCAGTTGGTTTTAGGACAATCAAACATGACAACAGATCTGTTTAAAGATTTAGTACAACCTGTGCAGTTAGATCAGAAGACTGCATTACGTGTCACCGTGTTAGGGGGGGCAGCTTTGGTACTGCTATGGCCAATACTGCGGTACGTAATGGTTGTGACACCAAAATCTGGATTCGAGATCAAGCTGTTGCCGAAGAAATTAACCGTAGCCATGTGAATGCCCGCTATTTGCCAGATTTTCAGTTGGAAGCAGCTTTATCTGCTGAGTGGGATATCGAACGGGCTGTACGTGATCGCGATATTATTTTAGTGGCCATTCCAAGTCATTCTTTTCGAGATGTATTACGTCAAATCAAACCGTATATCACGTCACAAGCGGTGATTTCTTTAACCAAAGGAATCGAGGCAGAAAGCTTTAGTTTTATGAGTGATATCATTCAGGAGGAATTGCCTGAGGTGCCTTTTGGGGTATTGTCTGGTCCCAATTTGGCCAAAGAAATTGTCCAAGGTATGCCGGCGGGAACGGTGATTGCCAGTGACTCTGAATTGGTACGTTATGCTGTGCAACAAGCTTTACATAGTGCGTTATTTCGGGTTTTTGGCAGTGATGATGTTTATGGTGTGGAACTCGGTGGTGCACTCAAAAATATCTATGCCGTGGCAATGGGCATGGCTGCGGCATATCAGGTTGGTGAAAATACCAAGAGTATGATTCTAACCCGTGCATTGGCTGAAATGAGTCGTTTTGCGGTAAAACTGGGTGCAAACCCATTAACTTTCTTAGGTTTATCTGGAGTGGGGGATTTATTCGCAACTTGTAATAGCCCATTGAGTCGTAATTATCAGGTTGGCTTTGCCTTGGGGAGTGGTAAAAGTTTAGCGCAAGCGACCTCGGAACTGGGACAAACAGCAGAGGGGATTAATACCATTGTGCAAGTACATAGCCGTGCACAACAGCTCGATGTCTATATGCCCATTACCAAAGCGTTATATGAAGTCATTTATGAACATATGCCAGCCCTGCATGTGGCGGTTGAGTTGATGAAAACTGGGCATCGTAGTGATGTTGAGTTCGTGTTGCCACATCAAGCGGTCTAGTATGCGCTAAGTGCGATCAAGATGATGTTTGTGGGTAGGATTTTACAACGTCATGACCCGCAACTGTTTAGAAAATCGTGAGTGACCAGAAGTAGCCCAGCTAAAATATTTGCTGGGCTTCTAGTGAAAAGCTTTATTTATGGATGATGTTTCGCTACAGTTTAGATCAAACTTAATTTAGATTAAATTAGATCAAATTGTCATAAACGCTCTCTATAATCTCGAAAAACTTAAAGGAATAACAATGCGATTGACTTTAGTACGCCATGGTGAAGCAGCGCCAGCCATCAATGCCAATGACAGCAAACGCCCACTCACACAACGCGGGCAACAACAAGCACAGCAAAGTGCAGATTATATTCGTGACTTAGGGTGTGTGCCCGATGTATTGGTGGTGAGTCCGTTGTTGCGTGCCCAACAAACCATGGCATATGCTCAAGCCTATTTTCCTGATGTCCCTGTTTTAGTTTGTGATCGCATTAAACCAGATGATGCTGCCAGCGCTGCTGTTGAGTGGTTGGCACAGCTACCCTTTGAAAATATAGTGGTTTTTTGCCACATGAATGTCGTGGCACATATGGAAGAGTTACTGACCACAGAAAACTTCCATCCTTTTGCTTTGGCTGAAGTTCGCGTATATGAGCAAAGTGTGATTGCAACTGGCTTATCGACTTGTCGTCAGAGCTTTATTCCGAGCGTATAAATATCGCTTACTACTGCATAAAGATGAACAAGATAAAGCTGAATCAGCTGAGCAAAGATTAAAAATAAAATGGTAGATTTCGATTGATGTTAGCAATATGGATGCCCGAACAAAATGGCGCTTGGTATTGGTCACGCGGTGAAGCTTGGACGGCGGCTGCTCATCCTGAAGAATTAATCGCACAGGCATCTTTACAGCCATCGGAAGAAGCTATGGTGTTTTTTCCCAGTCGTCATGTACAGTTATTACAGCAACAATTAAGCAAAGCACAATTTAAACAATTAGACAGTGCTGGTCTGAGTTATCTCTTAGAAGAATACGTTATTCAGCCGATTGATCAGCTGGCGGTTTTTAGTCATTTTCAACAGCCAGATCGTTTATCATTGCTTGGGATCGCGCGTCATCAAGTTGAGGGCTTGCAACATAGTTTGGCGCTATTGCCGATTAAACTGGTGGCATTGTTGCCAGACTTTCTGATCCTGCCGACGCCAGATGTTGGGCAGTGTTATATTGCCAATATCGCTGGGCGTTATTTGTATCGTGATGGCAGTCATCATGGTCAATCAATTGATGACCTTGATGTATTTATACAGCAGTTCAACTTCGCTCAGTCTTCTGAGTCGATGGTCAGTATGGCATTGTCAGAGCAGTCTGCAACGTCACAATCGACTGCCATAGCCGCGATGACCATGTATTCTAGTGGTATTGCAGTAGAGCGTTTAACTTTATCCTCTGACACTCACTGTACAGTAGCGGTTTTTGATTATCAGTTTACAGTCGATGTAAAACTACGGCGCCATGCCTTTAATGTATTGCCTAAACAGCATCGCCAAGATCGCTTTAAGTCGGGCTATTGGCGTGCGTGCGCAGCTGTTTTTACAGCGTTGTTGATAGCACAGTTTAGTTTGGATGCAATGCATTGGTACCGTTATAAAAATCTGGCAGATCAAACCGCAGCAACGGCATTGCAGCAATATCAAGATTGGTTTGGGCGTGATGCACAATTGACAGAAGCCAATTTGGCAGAACAATTTAAACGAAAAGTCACAGCCAACAAAAATGCCGATATGCATATGCTGCAATTATTAAGTCGGGTTGGACCGGTATTGATGCAACATCAATTATTAGCACAACAAGTGCGTTATAGTGACCGTGTGTTGGACTTGGCTATAGCGGCCAATAATGCCGATATCTTACAAAGCTTGGTAACGGAAATGAATCAACAGGGTTTTCAGGTGGAGTTGGGCAATATCCAGAGTCAAAGCAATGGGCAAGTGTTGGGTATGTTGCGGGTGAAATCATGAAAGTCATCGATCAGCTCAAACAACGTCGTGAACAGTTGCTGGAAAAAATCAATGATGCTTTGGATCGTTTAAACCCCCGTGAGCGAGTGTTGGTGATCTTTACCGTCATTTTTGCGCTATTGAGTGTGATTGGCTGGAGTATTTGGCAGATGCATCAGTTGGCAGATCAGCAGCAACAACGTTATGACGATTTAAAAAAACAAATTGTGTCAATGCAAAGCCAAGTGCTCCGTATGCGAACCGCGGATGATCTCGCTTTGTCTGCAGCTGACAAGGTACAACGTGCTGCAACCGAACAGGGTATTTCAGTTGCATCACAACAACAAGCCGATAAAATCATGATTGAAGTCACGCATGAAAATTACGCGATATTGGCAAATTTTTTAATGCAAATGACGCAGCATGGTCTAACGATTGAACAGCTCAGCTTAAATAAACAAGATATGCAGATTAAATTAACAGCGACAGTGTATTGAGAGCAAAAATAATGCTTTGTCAAGCATGGTGTTTTAGCGGCTCCCAGCCTATAATATGTGCTACTTAAAAAGCTGCAGACTTTTATAGATATGTTGTATTCTTTAGCTCGCCCGATATTATTTTCTATGGCGCCTGAGCGCGCACATGAAGTGAGCTTGTTGTTATTGAAATCCACTTATAAGTTGGGTGTCATGCGACAAAAAATCCAACCAAAGCCTGTATTGTGTATGGGCATTGAGTTTGCCAATCCTGTTGGCTTGGCTGCGGGTTTGGATAAAAATGGTGAATATATAGATGCCTTAGCCAGCATGGGTTTTGGTTTTCTGGAAGTTGGTACGGTCACACCGCGTCCGCAGGCTGGTAATCCACATCCTCGTTTATTTCGTATCCCTGAAGCCAAAGCCATTATTAACCGTATGGGATTTAATAACCATGGGGTTGACCAGCTGATTAAAAATATTAAAGCTGCGCGTTATAAAGGCATATTGGGGATTAATATCGGTAAAAATGCCGACACCCCAGTTGAACAAGCGACTACAGATTATTTAATTTGCTTAGAGAAAGTGTATAACTACGCCTCTTATGTGACAGTGAATATTTCTTCACCCAATACCAAAAATTTGCGTAGCCTCCAAAGTGGAGCTGCATTGACTGATTTACTACAACAACTCAAAAAACGTCAGTTAGAATTGGCTGAGCAATATCAGCACTATGTCCCCTTAGTTTTAAAAGTTGCACCTGATTTAACTGCGTCTGATGTAAAATTTATTGCCTCACAGCTCATCCAATTTAAAATTGATGGCTTAATTGTGACCAATACGACTTTAGCGCGAGACGGTGTGGAAAACCTAAAACATGGTGATGAAACTGGTGGCTTATCGGGTGCGCCTGTATTTGAAAGAAGTACGGCATGCCTAGAAGTTTTTGCAAAACAGTTACAAGGTCGTGTACCCTTAATTGGTGTTGGCGGTATTTTATCCGGTGAACAAGCGCTCGCCAAACAACAGGCAGGTGCCCAGTTGGTACAACTGTATAGCGGCTTGATTTATACCGGTCCTCAATTGGTTCGTGATTGCGTAGATGCTATGACAACTGTATGAATGCACTTGATATTGTTATTATCAGCATCGTAATGCTAGGAGGGCTCAACGGTTTGCGCCAAGGATTTATTAAAGCCTTTGCAAATTTGGTGGGCTGGGTCGTAGCATTGGTGCTCGCTGCAAGATATGCTGCAGCGTTGGCACCAATGATGTCTGGATTAAGTCTAGATCCAGTCATTCAAAAAATTGCAGCTTTCGCTTTTATTGTCATGCTCATTGTCGTGGCGACGTGGCTTTTTGGCGCCTTTTTAAATAGTGCGTTTAAGAGTTTAAAATTGGGACCACTCAATCGTCTGGTGGGTGGTGGCTTTGGCAGTTTTAAAGGCTTGATGATTGTTTTGATTACCATGCAAGGTGTTGGTAGCTGGGTTGATAGTTCACCGCATTGGCGACAATCCAAATTAGTACAAAGCCTAATGCCTTTTGCACCCTTAGCAACAGAGATATCCAAAAATGCTGCACATCAGGTTTATACCGAGATGCAAGCACCGAATAGCTTTAAAACCCCTGAAACGAATCGTCCTGTTCAGCAAAAAAATAATGCTGAGCAAAATTCAAACCAAACTCAAAACCCTTTTTATTAATCCTAGCTGGTCTGCGAGGTAGCTATGTGTGGAGTCGTTGGTATAGCCGGTAAATCACCAGTGAACCAAATGTTATTTGATGCGTTAACGATGTTACAACACCGTGGGCAAGATGCGGCTGGGATAGTGACTTACCATAATGGTCGTTTGTTCTTGCGTAAAGACAACGGCATGGTGCGTGATGTTTTCCATACTCGCCATATGCGTGCATTGCAAGGCAATTACGGCATCGGTCATGTGCGTTATCCTACAGCTGGCTCATCGAGCAGTGCCGAAGCGCAGCCTTTTTATGTCAACTCACCTTATGGGATCACCTTGGCGCACAATGGTAATTTAACCAATGCTGCTGAGATTCATGATGACTTATTTCGTGCCGACTTACGTCATATGAATACCGATTCTGATTCGGAGGTATTGCTCAACGTCTTTGCACATGAGTTGCATAAATGTGGCAGTTTATTACCTTCTCCGCAAGATATTTTCCACACGGTGAGCCGAGTACATGAGCGTTGTAAAGGTGCTTATGCGGTTGTGGCGATGGTTAATGGTCATGGCATGGTGGGTTTTCGTGACCCGAATGGTATTCGCCCCTTGATTTATGGTTCACGCCAAACAGAAAGTGGTGCAACAGAGTATATCTTGGCATCCGAGTCAGTTGCCATTACTGCGCTAGGTTTTAAAGTTGAGCGTGATGTGGCACCAGGCGAAGCGATTTATATCAATGAGAAAGGCGAGCTATTTGTACAGCAATGTGCTGCTGAATCGCGCTATCGCCCTTGTATTTTTGAATATGTGTATTTTGCTCGTCCAGATGCGACTATTGATGGGATTTCTGTATATAAAGCCCGTTTAAAAATGGGTGAAAAATTAGCACATAAAATCCTCAAAGAATGGGGTGAAGAACATCAGATCGATGTGGTGATTCCGATTCCAGATACCAGTCGGACTTCTGCTTTAGAATTGGCCAATGTCTTAGGGGTGAAATTCCGCGAAGGCTTTATGAAGAACCGCTATATTGGTCGTACCTTCATTATGCCGGGTCAACAGCAGCGGAAGAAATCAGTACGTCAGAAACTCAACCCGGTTGAGCTAGAGTTCAAAGGCAAAAATGTCTTATTGGTTGACGACTCGATTGTACGGGGTACCACCTGTAATGAAATCATTCAAATGGCGCGTGATGCTGGTGCAAAAAATGTATTCTTTGCGTCAGCTGCACCGATGGTGAAATATCCAAACGTCTATGGGATCGATATGCCAGCCAAAGATGAACTGATTGCTTCACAACGTAATGTTGAAGAAATCCGTGAAATCATTGAGGCTGATCGTTTGATCTTCCAAGATTTAGAAGATTTAAAAGATGCTGTGCGCACCACCAAAGTACCTTTAATTACTGAGTTTGACTGTTCGGTATTTGATGGTGTGTATGTGACAGGGGATATCGATGCTGAATATCTCGATGCCTTGGAACAAAGTCGCAATGACAATGCCAAAAAAGGTCAAGTTGGCTATATTGATGTCAATATTGATACTGCCTCTGTGGACTTAACTGGTATTAAAGAAAATTAATGTGCATTATCCAAAGCTGTAGCTGATCTAGCAATTTCGGCTTCAGGTTTCAAAACTAATGTAAATCAGCGGGCTTAGGTCCGCTTTTTTATGTCGATCTTTTGAATGCACCATGCTTTGATTACGCAGATAAAAGATAAAAGATAAAAGATAAAAGATAAAAGATAAAAGATAAAAGATAAAAGATAAAAGATAAAAGATAAAAGATAAAAGATAAAAGATAAAAGATAAAAGATAAAAGATAAAAGTCTATGGCATGTAATTTGCTCATCTCAATGTCTCGGGTTGCTTAGACTTTATACCCGCCACATGGAGCGAAAATGACTTTAGTACAATTCAATCAATTACAGGCACATCTTGCCACGCAAGTATTATTGAGCTGTGTACCCTTGACGACCTGGAGCAAACAATTGCTGGCAGGTCGTCCTTATCAGGATTGTGAGCAGCTCTATCAAGCGGCCTATATGTTGGCGCAGCAATGGCAATGGCCGGAGCTATGGACTGCATTGGCACATCATCCACGGCTAGGAGAGCAAACTGCGGCGCAGCCACTATCGGAGCAAGCCTTACAGTTTTCTCAATATGAACAAGCTCGTTTCAGCGCACAGCTGCATGCTGATACATCACAGACGATCTCGGAACATAATGCTTTACAACAGGTCATCTTGCTGGCTCATCAAGCTTATGAAAATAAATTTGGTCA
This window contains:
- a CDS encoding nitroreductase family protein, translated to MSTTYVQNIHDNIQQRQSIGQLVAPAPNAEQLTLAFQAALAAPDHHRLKPTRFIVIAAEKRAALGEVLSQAMADLGDIDPAQIERVKKHPFRAPLMVIAITRLQQHPKVPHYEQILSSGAAIENFLLSLQAQGFQTMWRTGAVVESAWLKQHFSLQAQDLISGFIYIGTAAKTIAAREEIDLSPFVQYW
- a CDS encoding phosphoglycerate mutase family protein, with product MRLTLVRHGEAAPAINANDSKRPLTQRGQQQAQQSADYIRDLGCVPDVLVVSPLLRAQQTMAYAQAYFPDVPVLVCDRIKPDDAASAAVEWLAQLPFENIVVFCHMNVVAHMEELLTTENFHPFALAEVRVYEQSVIATGLSTCRQSFIPSV
- the gspL gene encoding type II secretion system protein GspL, translated to MPEQNGAWYWSRGEAWTAAAHPEELIAQASLQPSEEAMVFFPSRHVQLLQQQLSKAQFKQLDSAGLSYLLEEYVIQPIDQLAVFSHFQQPDRLSLLGIARHQVEGLQHSLALLPIKLVALLPDFLILPTPDVGQCYIANIAGRYLYRDGSHHGQSIDDLDVFIQQFNFAQSSESMVSMALSEQSATSQSTAIAAMTMYSSGIAVERLTLSSDTHCTVAVFDYQFTVDVKLRRHAFNVLPKQHRQDRFKSGYWRACAAVFTALLIAQFSLDAMHWYRYKNLADQTAATALQQYQDWFGRDAQLTEANLAEQFKRKVTANKNADMHMLQLLSRVGPVLMQHQLLAQQVRYSDRVLDLAIAANNADILQSLVTEMNQQGFQVELGNIQSQSNGQVLGMLRVKS
- the gspM gene encoding type II secretion system protein GspM is translated as MKVIDQLKQRREQLLEKINDALDRLNPRERVLVIFTVIFALLSVIGWSIWQMHQLADQQQQRYDDLKKQIVSMQSQVLRMRTADDLALSAADKVQRAATEQGISVASQQQADKIMIEVTHENYAILANFLMQMTQHGLTIEQLSLNKQDMQIKLTATVY
- a CDS encoding quinone-dependent dihydroorotate dehydrogenase, with product MLYSLARPILFSMAPERAHEVSLLLLKSTYKLGVMRQKIQPKPVLCMGIEFANPVGLAAGLDKNGEYIDALASMGFGFLEVGTVTPRPQAGNPHPRLFRIPEAKAIINRMGFNNHGVDQLIKNIKAARYKGILGINIGKNADTPVEQATTDYLICLEKVYNYASYVTVNISSPNTKNLRSLQSGAALTDLLQQLKKRQLELAEQYQHYVPLVLKVAPDLTASDVKFIASQLIQFKIDGLIVTNTTLARDGVENLKHGDETGGLSGAPVFERSTACLEVFAKQLQGRVPLIGVGGILSGEQALAKQQAGAQLVQLYSGLIYTGPQLVRDCVDAMTTV
- a CDS encoding CvpA family protein, which gives rise to MNALDIVIISIVMLGGLNGLRQGFIKAFANLVGWVVALVLAARYAAALAPMMSGLSLDPVIQKIAAFAFIVMLIVVATWLFGAFLNSAFKSLKLGPLNRLVGGGFGSFKGLMIVLITMQGVGSWVDSSPHWRQSKLVQSLMPFAPLATEISKNAAHQVYTEMQAPNSFKTPETNRPVQQKNNAEQNSNQTQNPFY
- the purF gene encoding amidophosphoribosyltransferase; this translates as MCGVVGIAGKSPVNQMLFDALTMLQHRGQDAAGIVTYHNGRLFLRKDNGMVRDVFHTRHMRALQGNYGIGHVRYPTAGSSSSAEAQPFYVNSPYGITLAHNGNLTNAAEIHDDLFRADLRHMNTDSDSEVLLNVFAHELHKCGSLLPSPQDIFHTVSRVHERCKGAYAVVAMVNGHGMVGFRDPNGIRPLIYGSRQTESGATEYILASESVAITALGFKVERDVAPGEAIYINEKGELFVQQCAAESRYRPCIFEYVYFARPDATIDGISVYKARLKMGEKLAHKILKEWGEEHQIDVVIPIPDTSRTSALELANVLGVKFREGFMKNRYIGRTFIMPGQQQRKKSVRQKLNPVELEFKGKNVLLVDDSIVRGTTCNEIIQMARDAGAKNVFFASAAPMVKYPNVYGIDMPAKDELIASQRNVEEIREIIEADRLIFQDLEDLKDAVRTTKVPLITEFDCSVFDGVYVTGDIDAEYLDALEQSRNDNAKKGQVGYIDVNIDTASVDLTGIKEN
- a CDS encoding 2-oxo-4-hydroxy-4-carboxy-5-ureidoimidazoline decarboxylase — protein: MTLVQFNQLQAHLATQVLLSCVPLTTWSKQLLAGRPYQDCEQLYQAAYMLAQQWQWPELWTALAHHPRLGEQTAAQPLSEQALQFSQYEQARFSAQLHADTSQTISEHNALQQVILLAHQAYENKFGHIFLIRASQRSAAEILAELQRRLKHDVITEQQEIKQQLIEITLIRLKQVVR